A genomic window from Rhodococcus sp. KBS0724 includes:
- a CDS encoding aldehyde dehydrogenase: protein MNLRPTDSSALLVDGKLVPGSGGTFDILNPATEEVLGQAAEGTSVDMDAAIAAARRAFDTTDWSRNHTFRAHCLRQLCDALESHIEELREITIAEVGAPRMLTSGPQLEGPIDDLRYWAQLIESYSWQQDLGNATPMGVPTHRLLLKEAVGVVGAITPWNFPHQINFAKLGPALAAGNTMVLKPAPDTPWCAALVGKVIAEETDIPAGVVNIITSTDHSLGTQLCADPRVDLISFTGSTATGRTVMSTASGTLKKVFLELGGKSAFLVLDDADIKAASSVAAFSVCVHAGQGCALSTRLLVPRSRYDEALAAATRTMSGIRAGDPSAAGTICGPLSSARQRGRVESYLQLAREEGGTVLTGGGRPEDQPRGYFIEPTLIAGLENSSRVAQEEIFGPVLVIIPFDDDDDAVRIANDSPYGLSGSVWGTDPDRVNRVVAGVRTGTLSVNGGVWYSADAPFGGYKQSGIGREMGLAGFEEYLETKLVASPA, encoded by the coding sequence ATGAACCTTCGACCCACAGACAGTTCCGCACTTCTTGTCGACGGCAAACTCGTTCCCGGTTCCGGCGGCACCTTCGACATCCTGAATCCGGCCACCGAGGAAGTACTCGGACAAGCGGCCGAAGGAACCTCCGTCGACATGGACGCCGCAATCGCCGCGGCCCGTCGCGCCTTCGACACCACCGACTGGTCGCGGAACCACACATTTCGCGCACACTGCCTTCGCCAACTCTGCGACGCTCTCGAGTCTCACATCGAGGAGCTACGCGAGATCACGATCGCCGAGGTCGGAGCACCGCGGATGCTGACCAGCGGCCCTCAACTCGAAGGACCGATCGACGACCTCCGATATTGGGCGCAGCTCATCGAATCCTATTCGTGGCAACAAGATCTCGGAAATGCGACGCCAATGGGAGTTCCCACCCACCGCCTGCTGCTCAAGGAAGCTGTCGGAGTGGTCGGTGCCATCACGCCGTGGAATTTCCCACACCAGATCAACTTCGCCAAGCTGGGCCCGGCGCTCGCCGCGGGCAACACCATGGTTCTCAAACCCGCACCGGACACGCCGTGGTGTGCCGCGCTGGTAGGCAAGGTCATCGCCGAGGAGACAGACATCCCCGCCGGCGTTGTCAACATCATCACGTCGACGGACCACTCGCTCGGCACACAACTGTGCGCCGACCCCCGCGTCGACCTGATCTCCTTCACCGGATCCACCGCGACCGGGCGCACGGTGATGTCGACCGCGTCGGGCACCCTGAAAAAGGTCTTCCTGGAACTTGGCGGAAAATCCGCATTCCTAGTCCTCGACGATGCCGACATCAAAGCTGCCAGTTCGGTCGCGGCCTTTTCTGTGTGCGTCCATGCCGGGCAAGGCTGCGCCCTGAGCACACGACTCTTGGTGCCGCGCAGCCGATACGACGAAGCTCTTGCTGCCGCTACCCGCACCATGTCCGGCATTCGGGCCGGCGACCCGTCGGCAGCCGGAACCATCTGCGGCCCGTTGAGTTCCGCGCGCCAACGCGGACGTGTCGAAAGCTATCTGCAATTGGCGCGGGAGGAAGGCGGCACGGTGTTGACCGGCGGCGGCCGACCAGAGGATCAGCCCCGCGGATATTTTATCGAACCCACTTTGATTGCCGGACTGGAAAACTCGTCGCGAGTCGCCCAGGAGGAGATTTTCGGACCAGTCCTGGTGATCATTCCGTTCGACGACGACGACGATGCCGTGCGCATCGCCAACGACTCCCCCTACGGCCTGTCAGGTTCGGTGTGGGGCACTGATCCTGATCGCGTCAACCGCGTCGTCGCCGGTGTGCGCACCGGGACATTGAGCGTCAACGGCGGAGTCTGGTATTCCGCCGACGCCCCGTTCGGCGGCTACAAACAATCCGGAATCGGCCGAGAGATGGGACTCGCCGGTTTCGAGGAGTACCTCGAGACAAAGCTCGTCGCATCCCCCGCGTAG
- a CDS encoding mycofactocin-coupled SDR family oxidoreductase: MNRVAGKVVLVTGAARGQGRSHAVRLAREGADVIAFDICADIASNEYPLATRDDLDETARLVKETGQRVVAAQVDVRDRAGVEEALAEGVETLGGLHVVVANAGICPLGKHVSNSGFVDAFDVNFLGVVNTVHAGLEYLGEGGSIIAIGSVAGLVPQTGFNGQQALQGPGGDGYGLAKKMIQTYTMSLALTLGPSSIRVNAIHPTNVNTNMLQSLPMYRTFRPDLENPTAEDAAVTFPFMQAMPTPWVEPEDISYAVVYLSSDESRFVTGQQLRVDAGAGMKIGL, encoded by the coding sequence ATGAACAGAGTTGCTGGAAAAGTTGTCCTGGTGACAGGCGCCGCGCGCGGTCAGGGTCGCAGTCATGCGGTGCGTCTGGCTCGGGAAGGCGCGGATGTCATAGCGTTCGACATCTGCGCGGACATTGCATCCAACGAGTACCCGTTGGCAACCCGAGACGACCTGGACGAGACCGCGAGGCTGGTCAAGGAGACGGGGCAGCGTGTCGTGGCAGCCCAGGTGGACGTTCGCGATCGGGCCGGTGTCGAAGAAGCGCTGGCAGAGGGTGTGGAAACGCTCGGTGGACTACATGTGGTCGTCGCGAACGCCGGGATCTGCCCACTGGGTAAGCATGTGTCCAATTCCGGCTTCGTCGACGCGTTCGACGTGAACTTTCTCGGCGTCGTGAACACTGTCCACGCGGGTTTGGAATACCTGGGCGAGGGTGGGTCGATCATTGCGATCGGTTCCGTGGCCGGTCTGGTTCCGCAGACCGGATTCAACGGGCAACAAGCGTTGCAGGGGCCGGGCGGAGACGGATACGGCTTGGCCAAGAAGATGATTCAGACGTACACCATGTCGCTGGCATTGACGCTGGGGCCGAGTTCGATACGGGTCAATGCTATCCACCCGACAAATGTGAACACGAACATGCTCCAGAGTCTGCCCATGTACCGGACGTTTCGTCCGGATTTGGAAAACCCGACTGCGGAGGATGCCGCCGTGACATTTCCCTTCATGCAGGCGATGCCGACGCCCTGGGTCGAACCCGAGGACATCTCGTACGCGGTGGTGTATTTGTCGTCGGACGAATCGCGATTTGTCACCGGTCAGCAACTTCGGGTTGATGCGGGTGCAGGGATGAAGATCGGGCTGTGA
- a CDS encoding nuclear transport factor 2 family protein, producing the protein MTGFDRAELDEMVQRWVDANKKAEAAGDWKPLADMYTEDATYGWNYGPKQDFMAVGREEIRTVALGLEMNGLEGWEYPYQDFVIDERSGNVIGLWKQISDAKRDDGSNYSVYGIGGSWFRYGGNFQWSWQRDFFDFGNVSALFMEMIQNNALSTGMQARIQRSISGEPLPGWYRAGTSPVPLW; encoded by the coding sequence ATGACCGGATTCGACCGTGCCGAGCTCGACGAGATGGTGCAACGTTGGGTTGACGCGAACAAGAAGGCAGAGGCCGCCGGAGACTGGAAGCCGTTGGCGGACATGTACACCGAGGACGCGACCTACGGCTGGAACTACGGCCCCAAACAGGACTTCATGGCGGTCGGTCGAGAAGAGATCCGTACCGTCGCGCTGGGTCTCGAGATGAACGGCCTCGAAGGCTGGGAATATCCCTATCAGGACTTTGTGATCGACGAGCGCAGTGGCAACGTCATCGGACTGTGGAAACAGATCTCCGACGCCAAACGGGACGACGGCAGTAACTACTCCGTCTACGGCATCGGTGGCAGCTGGTTCCGGTACGGCGGAAACTTCCAATGGTCCTGGCAGCGTGACTTCTTCGACTTCGGAAATGTCTCGGCACTGTTCATGGAGATGATCCAGAACAACGCACTGTCCACGGGGATGCAGGCACGCATTCAGAGATCGATCTCCGGCGAACCACTCCCAGGGTGGTATCGCGCCGGTACCTCGCCGGTTCCGCTGTGGTGA
- a CDS encoding cytochrome P450, translated as MTHGVQENPRTLPQPPRVSGGELEHGHLEELRTDPIALMRRVRSECGDVGAFQLADRTVILLSGAEANEFFFRSTDEDLDQQAAYPFMKPIFGEGVVFDASPERRKEMLHNSALRGEQMKGHASTIGTEVEALVAGWGDEGEIDLLDFFAELTIYTSSACLIGKKFRDELDDRFAKLYHELEQGTDALAFVDPYAPIESFRRRDEARLALVALVQEIMDGRIANPPHGKDDRDMLDILVSVKDEKGELRFSADEITGIFISMMFAGHHTTSGTAAWSLIELLRHPAAMADVVEELDSLYADGADISFHALRQIPVLEAVVKETLRLHPPLIILLRVARGDFEVGGFEIREGDLVAATPAISNRIPEDFPNPDEFDPGRYIDPRQEDIVNRWTWIPFGAGRHRCVGAAFAQMQLKAIFSILLRDYEFEMTQPSESYRNDHSKMVVQLQQPCSVRYRRRTGQRSRSDTRSGA; from the coding sequence ATGACTCACGGTGTACAGGAGAACCCGCGCACACTGCCGCAACCCCCGCGGGTATCCGGGGGCGAACTCGAACACGGGCATCTGGAAGAACTGCGCACTGATCCGATCGCGTTGATGCGTCGGGTACGGAGTGAGTGCGGCGACGTCGGAGCCTTCCAGCTAGCCGACCGGACGGTGATCCTGCTGTCCGGCGCTGAGGCAAACGAGTTCTTTTTCCGCTCCACCGACGAGGATCTCGATCAGCAAGCCGCGTACCCGTTCATGAAACCGATCTTCGGTGAGGGGGTGGTGTTCGACGCCAGTCCCGAGCGGCGCAAGGAAATGCTGCACAATTCTGCACTGCGCGGCGAGCAGATGAAAGGCCATGCTTCAACCATCGGCACGGAAGTCGAAGCGTTGGTGGCAGGGTGGGGCGACGAGGGCGAGATTGATCTCCTCGACTTCTTTGCCGAGTTGACCATCTACACGTCGTCGGCCTGTTTGATCGGAAAGAAGTTCCGCGACGAACTCGACGATCGCTTTGCCAAGCTTTATCACGAACTCGAACAGGGCACAGACGCTCTCGCTTTCGTCGATCCGTACGCACCGATCGAGAGCTTTCGCCGACGCGACGAAGCCAGACTCGCTTTGGTTGCGCTGGTACAGGAGATCATGGATGGGCGAATTGCGAATCCGCCTCACGGCAAGGACGACCGGGACATGCTCGATATCCTGGTCTCGGTCAAGGACGAGAAGGGTGAGCTGCGCTTCAGCGCGGACGAGATCACCGGAATTTTCATTTCGATGATGTTTGCCGGTCATCACACGACATCCGGCACGGCCGCGTGGTCCTTGATCGAGTTGCTCCGCCATCCTGCCGCCATGGCCGATGTAGTCGAGGAACTCGACAGTTTGTATGCCGACGGCGCCGACATCAGTTTCCATGCACTGCGCCAGATTCCGGTGCTCGAGGCGGTGGTGAAGGAAACTCTGCGGCTGCACCCGCCGCTGATCATTTTGCTGCGGGTGGCGCGCGGCGACTTCGAGGTGGGTGGTTTCGAGATTCGTGAAGGCGACCTGGTGGCGGCGACGCCGGCGATCTCCAATCGCATTCCCGAGGACTTCCCAAATCCCGACGAGTTCGATCCCGGCCGCTACATCGATCCACGTCAGGAAGACATCGTCAACCGGTGGACGTGGATTCCGTTCGGAGCGGGCAGGCACCGGTGTGTCGGTGCGGCGTTTGCGCAGATGCAGCTCAAGGCGATCTTCTCGATTCTGCTGCGCGACTACGAATTCGAGATGACCCAACCGTCTGAAAGCTACCGTAACGATCACAGCAAGATGGTCGTGCAATTGCAGCAACCGTGCTCGGTCAGGTATCGACGGCGAACCGGCCAGCGCAGTCGATCCGATACACGTAGCGGGGCATGA
- a CDS encoding cytochrome P450, with protein sequence MTEALIEPVMFNPYDYHFHEDPYPTYTRLRNEAPIYHNDDVGFWALSRYSDVLDAFKDNKRLSSANGVSLDPAAYGPHAHYVMSFLAMDDPRHMRLRQLVSRGFTPRRVAELDSRILELTTAHLAPALDAGEFDWISEVAGKLPMDVISELMGVPEPDRAELRRKADLVVHREDGVLDVPPAAVDASISLMSYYKDMIAERRRSPTGDLTSALLDAEIDGDKLSDSEILGFMFLMVVAGNETTTKLLGNALYWGSHNRSEIAAVLRDPDLASEWVEETLRYDTSSQIVARTTTVDLEYYGTTVPAGEKMLLLIGSANRDAEVFDDADVFRLGRNSANKLASFGAGVHFCLGAHLARLEAKIALAEFARQVRDYEVDEAGIERVHSTNVRGFAALPVKVQVR encoded by the coding sequence ATGACCGAAGCATTGATCGAACCGGTGATGTTCAATCCGTACGACTATCACTTCCACGAAGACCCGTATCCGACCTACACACGGCTGCGAAACGAAGCCCCGATCTACCACAACGACGACGTCGGATTCTGGGCGTTGTCACGGTATTCGGACGTTCTGGATGCGTTCAAGGACAACAAGCGACTCTCCAGTGCAAACGGTGTTTCGCTCGACCCGGCTGCCTACGGGCCTCATGCGCACTACGTGATGTCCTTTCTTGCCATGGACGATCCGCGGCATATGCGTCTGCGGCAGTTGGTGTCTCGCGGGTTCACGCCTCGTCGTGTTGCCGAACTCGACTCGCGGATACTCGAACTCACCACGGCGCACCTGGCCCCGGCACTTGACGCCGGAGAATTTGACTGGATATCCGAAGTGGCCGGCAAGCTGCCGATGGACGTGATTTCCGAGTTGATGGGCGTTCCGGAACCGGACCGGGCGGAGCTTCGGAGAAAAGCAGATCTGGTGGTGCACCGGGAAGACGGGGTCCTCGACGTACCACCAGCTGCAGTAGACGCGTCGATTAGCCTGATGAGCTACTACAAGGACATGATTGCAGAGCGTCGTCGCTCGCCTACCGGTGATTTGACGTCAGCCCTGCTCGACGCCGAAATCGACGGAGACAAACTGTCGGATTCCGAGATTCTCGGCTTCATGTTCTTGATGGTCGTGGCCGGCAACGAAACCACCACCAAACTGCTCGGGAACGCCCTGTACTGGGGTTCGCACAATCGCAGCGAGATTGCGGCTGTTCTTCGTGATCCGGATCTGGCATCGGAGTGGGTGGAGGAAACACTTCGCTACGACACCTCGAGTCAGATCGTGGCGCGCACGACGACCGTCGATCTCGAGTACTACGGCACTACCGTTCCAGCGGGGGAGAAGATGCTGCTCCTGATCGGTTCGGCCAATCGCGATGCGGAAGTCTTCGACGATGCAGACGTGTTTCGCCTCGGACGGAATTCAGCCAACAAGCTGGCCAGTTTTGGCGCGGGCGTGCACTTTTGCCTCGGTGCCCACCTGGCGCGGCTCGAAGCGAAGATCGCCCTTGCCGAATTTGCCCGCCAGGTGCGCGATTACGAGGTCGACGAGGCGGGTATCGAAAGAGTCCATTCGACAAATGTGCGGGGCTTCGCCGCCCTGCCGGTGAAGGTGCAGGTGCGCTGA
- a CDS encoding acyl-CoA synthetase: MAYTFADLFEHSVDAMPDRRALIVSGKEVTYRELDERANRLAHHFLSVGFGSGTHIGIQMHNSIETMVAVLASFKIRAVPITVNYRYTTDELVYLYDNADLEALVFHRGYSARVAESLESVPGVKHVVLVPDELATGAEPLVPGAVAYEEALSLHSPERGGSDAFGERSGDDLYILYTGGTTGRPKGVVWRQEDIWRVLAGGYDFYTGEPITDEYQQSRGGAAAAEPMRWCMLPPLIHTSALMPTFNALFSGNTVIFEPRFDAAHVWAVVAEYRPQVMVITGDAMGRPLVEAHRELQPDASSLAVLASGAALFSGSVKDAFFEVFPNLMISDSVGSSETGFGGIGFAAKGLKQRGGPRVGSNRFTVVVDDDNRILTPGSGAEGWLAKLGNVPLGYYKDPAKSAEIFRTVDGGRAVVTGDRARIEDDGSITLLGRGNMVVNTGGEKVFVEEVEAVVKAHPDIYDATVIGLPDERWGSRVSAVVRVREGVVPDFESIEKHTRSQLAGYKIPRAFWIAPEVVRAPSGKPDYRWAKEYARSQEPAHRID, encoded by the coding sequence ATGGCCTACACCTTTGCAGACCTGTTCGAGCATTCCGTCGACGCGATGCCTGATCGACGCGCGTTGATCGTGTCGGGAAAGGAAGTGACGTACCGCGAACTCGACGAGCGTGCCAACCGTCTGGCACATCACTTCTTGTCGGTAGGTTTCGGGAGCGGAACTCATATCGGAATCCAGATGCACAATTCGATCGAGACGATGGTGGCTGTGCTCGCGTCGTTCAAGATTCGTGCCGTTCCGATCACCGTGAACTATCGGTACACCACGGACGAGTTGGTGTACCTCTACGACAACGCCGACCTCGAGGCCCTCGTGTTCCATCGGGGGTACTCGGCGCGCGTGGCCGAGTCCCTGGAATCAGTACCGGGGGTCAAGCACGTGGTGCTGGTGCCGGACGAGCTTGCGACGGGCGCCGAACCGCTCGTGCCAGGTGCGGTTGCGTACGAGGAAGCGCTGTCGCTGCACTCTCCGGAACGTGGCGGCAGCGATGCGTTCGGCGAGCGTAGTGGCGATGACCTGTACATCCTCTACACCGGCGGAACGACGGGGCGGCCCAAGGGTGTGGTGTGGCGTCAGGAGGACATCTGGCGAGTTCTGGCCGGCGGCTACGATTTCTACACCGGTGAGCCGATCACCGACGAGTACCAACAATCCCGTGGCGGCGCAGCAGCGGCAGAACCTATGCGATGGTGCATGCTGCCACCGCTCATCCATACGTCGGCGTTGATGCCGACCTTCAATGCACTGTTCTCGGGCAATACCGTGATCTTCGAACCTCGGTTCGACGCGGCACATGTGTGGGCTGTTGTTGCCGAATACCGGCCACAGGTCATGGTGATCACTGGCGACGCGATGGGGCGTCCCTTGGTGGAAGCTCACCGGGAACTCCAGCCCGATGCGTCCAGCCTGGCAGTTCTCGCTTCCGGAGCCGCACTGTTCTCAGGCTCGGTGAAGGACGCTTTCTTCGAGGTGTTTCCGAATCTGATGATCTCCGACTCCGTGGGTTCCTCCGAAACAGGCTTCGGCGGTATCGGATTCGCAGCCAAAGGGTTGAAGCAGCGCGGTGGACCGAGGGTGGGCTCCAACCGGTTCACGGTGGTTGTCGACGACGACAACCGGATTCTGACGCCAGGCAGCGGCGCCGAGGGGTGGCTGGCAAAGCTCGGCAACGTCCCGCTCGGGTACTACAAGGATCCGGCGAAGTCGGCAGAGATCTTCCGGACGGTGGACGGCGGCCGAGCCGTGGTTACCGGAGACCGCGCCCGGATCGAGGACGACGGCTCCATCACGCTGCTCGGCCGCGGAAACATGGTGGTCAACACCGGTGGTGAGAAGGTTTTTGTCGAAGAGGTCGAGGCCGTCGTCAAGGCACATCCGGATATCTACGACGCCACCGTGATCGGGCTACCGGACGAACGATGGGGGAGCCGGGTCTCGGCCGTGGTCCGGGTGCGCGAGGGTGTCGTTCCGGATTTCGAGTCCATCGAGAAACACACTCGCAGCCAGCTTGCCGGTTACAAGATCCCGCGGGCGTTCTGGATTGCGCCCGAGGTGGTGCGAGCGCCCAGCGGAAAACCCGACTACCGCTGGGCGAAGGAATACGCACGCAGTCAGGAGCCGGCTCACCGCATCGATTAA
- a CDS encoding ABC transporter permease, with protein MYAGRVSLAAPMRQLGQFYKMGADVAVGLVRTRFQVQEFLEQSWMIARVSLVPTVLVAVPFTVLVSFTLNILLREIGAADLSGAGAALGAVTQVGPVVTVLIVAGAGATAIAADLGSRTIREEIDAMEVLGIDPINRLVIPRVVASTVVALLLNGLVCVIGITGGYIFSVFLQGVNPGAFVDGITLLTGLPEVALSMVKAALFGMLAGLVACYRGLSVRGGPKGVGEAVNETVVYAFMALFVVNTIVTAVGIRLTAG; from the coding sequence ATGTACGCCGGGCGGGTGTCGCTCGCAGCGCCGATGCGTCAACTCGGACAGTTCTACAAAATGGGCGCCGACGTTGCGGTAGGACTGGTGCGCACTCGCTTTCAGGTGCAGGAATTTCTCGAACAAAGTTGGATGATCGCGCGGGTATCGCTGGTGCCGACAGTCCTGGTGGCAGTGCCGTTCACGGTTCTGGTGAGCTTCACTCTCAACATCTTGCTGCGCGAGATCGGCGCTGCCGACCTCAGTGGAGCCGGAGCAGCACTCGGCGCCGTCACCCAGGTCGGGCCGGTGGTCACCGTCCTCATCGTGGCAGGCGCCGGAGCCACCGCCATTGCCGCTGACCTCGGGTCACGGACCATTCGCGAGGAGATCGACGCGATGGAAGTGCTCGGGATCGATCCGATCAACCGCCTCGTGATACCGCGCGTTGTCGCGTCGACGGTAGTCGCGTTGTTGCTCAACGGACTTGTGTGCGTCATCGGCATCACGGGCGGCTACATCTTCTCGGTGTTCCTCCAGGGCGTGAATCCCGGTGCGTTCGTCGACGGCATCACGTTGCTCACCGGGCTTCCCGAAGTTGCCTTGTCGATGGTGAAGGCCGCACTGTTCGGCATGCTCGCCGGGCTGGTCGCGTGCTACCGGGGCCTGTCCGTCCGTGGTGGTCCGAAAGGTGTGGGCGAGGCCGTCAACGAGACGGTGGTCTACGCGTTCATGGCGCTCTTCGTGGTCAATACCATCGTGACCGCGGTGGGTATCCGGCTGACGGCGGGGTGA
- a CDS encoding ferredoxin yields the protein MRVEVDLDLCQGHAACELEAPDVFVVPKRGKVEVSDQALPEEQRREVELAVRYCPTGALKIVDD from the coding sequence ATGCGTGTCGAGGTCGATCTGGATCTGTGCCAGGGCCACGCCGCGTGTGAATTGGAAGCGCCGGACGTTTTTGTGGTTCCGAAAAGGGGCAAGGTCGAAGTATCCGATCAGGCGCTGCCGGAAGAGCAGAGACGCGAAGTGGAACTGGCAGTGCGGTACTGCCCGACGGGCGCACTGAAAATTGTCGATGACTGA
- a CDS encoding SDR family oxidoreductase — protein MPRFEPNPTRRTAVISGASSGIGTAAAYALAELGHPVVLGARRESECEAIAEKIRSNGGEAMAHFLDVTDGSSVDACVTAAEKTMGPVEIVVSGAGDLEFGAADEMEPERFLRQIEVHLVGAQRLAHRILPGMRERQRGDFVLIGSDCADRQRPLMGAYDASKAGLEAMGRQMRMELEGTGIRASIVRPGPTLTGMGMDTTPEIIGPVGESWARWGFARHGYMLRPSDIANAIVAVVTAPRGAHLVLVEVQPEAPLNPRPTHTSQETT, from the coding sequence ATGCCCCGTTTCGAACCCAACCCGACCCGACGGACCGCTGTGATCAGCGGGGCATCGTCAGGAATCGGCACCGCGGCCGCCTATGCCCTGGCGGAGCTCGGGCACCCCGTTGTTCTTGGGGCGCGGCGGGAATCCGAGTGCGAGGCGATTGCCGAGAAGATCCGCAGCAACGGCGGCGAAGCCATGGCACATTTCCTCGACGTCACTGACGGCAGCTCGGTGGACGCGTGTGTTACTGCAGCCGAAAAGACAATGGGACCAGTGGAAATCGTGGTGTCAGGTGCCGGTGATCTCGAATTCGGTGCCGCCGATGAAATGGAACCCGAACGGTTCCTGCGTCAGATCGAAGTCCATCTGGTGGGTGCACAACGGCTCGCTCACCGAATCCTGCCCGGCATGCGGGAGCGGCAACGGGGTGATTTCGTGCTGATCGGATCGGACTGCGCCGACCGGCAACGCCCACTCATGGGTGCATACGACGCGTCGAAAGCCGGCCTCGAAGCAATGGGCCGTCAGATGCGAATGGAACTCGAAGGCACCGGCATTCGAGCCTCGATAGTGAGGCCGGGACCGACATTGACCGGGATGGGCATGGATACGACGCCGGAGATCATCGGCCCCGTCGGCGAATCGTGGGCCAGGTGGGGTTTTGCGCGGCACGGTTACATGCTGCGGCCTTCCGATATTGCGAACGCCATTGTTGCCGTCGTGACCGCTCCCCGAGGCGCGCACCTCGTTCTGGTGGAGGTTCAGCCCGAAGCTCCACTCAATCCTCGTCCCACTCACACTTCGCAGGAGACGACATGA
- a CDS encoding TetR family transcriptional regulator, protein MSSHGYESTRRRLNGKQADTVARLTEAAVVVLREHEYSGLTVRAVAAEAGVGAATAYTYFSSKEHLVAEVFWRRLRAFPSPDGTATDSTARVLAVLRNIALLLADEPQVSAAVTNALLGTDPEVEHLRDRIGFEIHSRLVAAMDPVVNPHRIEAIEMLYAGALLRAGMGYGTYEYIAGRLEASARLILEHP, encoded by the coding sequence GTGTCCAGTCATGGTTACGAATCGACTCGCCGACGCCTCAACGGGAAGCAGGCAGACACCGTCGCCCGGCTTACCGAAGCCGCCGTCGTCGTGCTCCGTGAGCATGAATATTCAGGTTTGACCGTGCGCGCCGTCGCTGCCGAAGCCGGGGTGGGAGCGGCAACCGCCTACACCTACTTCTCGTCGAAGGAACATCTTGTTGCGGAGGTCTTCTGGCGCCGGTTGCGGGCGTTCCCGAGCCCGGACGGTACCGCTACGGACTCCACCGCCCGAGTGCTTGCCGTACTGCGAAACATTGCATTGCTGCTCGCCGACGAACCGCAGGTGTCAGCCGCCGTGACCAACGCTTTGCTGGGAACCGATCCCGAGGTAGAGCATCTTCGCGATCGGATCGGATTCGAGATTCACAGCAGGTTGGTCGCGGCGATGGATCCGGTAGTGAATCCACATCGGATCGAGGCCATTGAAATGCTGTATGCCGGAGCGCTTTTGCGGGCCGGAATGGGATATGGGACTTACGAGTACATTGCCGGACGCCTGGAGGCTTCCGCACGACTGATCTTGGAGCATCCATGA
- a CDS encoding cytochrome P450, translated as MPELNLPDGFDVTDPRMYGKRVPLAEFAELRRCAPVWWNAQEPGTGGFHDGGAWVVSRHADVRDVSLRSEEFSNNVNGCVPRHEDNITAEELEVSKYVLINKDAPEHTQLRKLVARLFTPRSVEAMRAGLEERAEEIAKAAAASGTGDFVRQVASELPMQAISDLIGVPQEARRQLYEWSNQMTGYDDESMAGESRMASAQILGYAYQLAEARRAEPLDDIISRLVHADVDGEALTPEQFGFFVIMLAVAGNETTRNATTLGMMAFMQHPDQWELYKRERPRTAADEIIRWASPLTSFQRTALVDTQIAGTPIRKGQRVVLLYGSANFDESAFENPDVFDILRDPNPHLAFGGTGPHYCVGANLARMEIDLIFNKIADYMPDISKLGDPSRLASGWINGIKEFTVDYGNNSACPVEH; from the coding sequence ATGCCCGAGCTGAACCTTCCCGACGGCTTCGACGTCACCGATCCACGGATGTACGGCAAACGTGTTCCCCTGGCAGAGTTCGCGGAGCTTCGCCGCTGCGCGCCCGTGTGGTGGAACGCGCAGGAACCGGGAACCGGCGGTTTCCACGACGGCGGCGCTTGGGTAGTGTCGCGGCACGCGGACGTGCGTGACGTGTCGTTGCGCTCGGAGGAGTTCTCCAACAACGTCAACGGGTGCGTCCCGCGACATGAGGACAACATCACCGCCGAAGAATTGGAAGTCAGTAAATACGTTCTGATCAACAAGGACGCGCCCGAGCACACCCAATTGCGCAAGTTGGTCGCGCGCTTGTTCACACCCCGCTCCGTCGAAGCGATGCGGGCCGGACTCGAAGAGAGAGCAGAAGAGATCGCGAAAGCCGCAGCGGCTTCCGGGACCGGAGATTTTGTTCGGCAAGTGGCCAGTGAGCTACCGATGCAGGCGATCTCGGACCTGATCGGAGTTCCGCAGGAGGCTCGGCGGCAGCTCTACGAATGGTCGAATCAGATGACCGGATACGACGACGAATCCATGGCCGGGGAGTCCAGAATGGCGTCGGCGCAGATTCTCGGGTACGCCTATCAGCTTGCAGAGGCTCGCCGGGCCGAACCGCTCGACGACATCATTTCGCGATTGGTGCACGCGGACGTGGACGGTGAGGCCCTCACGCCGGAACAGTTCGGCTTTTTTGTCATCATGTTGGCGGTTGCGGGCAACGAGACAACGCGCAATGCAACAACACTCGGGATGATGGCGTTCATGCAGCACCCGGATCAATGGGAACTCTACAAGCGTGAGCGCCCCCGCACGGCGGCTGACGAGATCATTCGCTGGGCGTCGCCGTTGACGTCGTTTCAACGGACGGCATTGGTGGACACCCAGATTGCCGGAACTCCGATCCGGAAGGGGCAGCGTGTTGTGCTGCTGTACGGATCGGCGAACTTCGACGAATCTGCCTTCGAGAATCCGGACGTCTTCGATATCCTTCGTGATCCCAATCCTCACTTGGCTTTTGGTGGTACCGGACCGCACTACTGCGTCGGCGCCAACCTGGCCAGGATGGAGATCGACCTGATATTCAACAAGATCGCCGACTACATGCCGGACATCAGCAAACTCGGCGACCCCAGCCGGTTGGCATCCGGCTGGATCAACGGAATCAAGGAGTTCACGGTCGACTACGGCAACAATTCCGCGTGTCCCGTGGAGCACTGA